One region of Armigeres subalbatus isolate Guangzhou_Male chromosome 3, GZ_Asu_2, whole genome shotgun sequence genomic DNA includes:
- the LOC134220006 gene encoding uncharacterized protein LOC134220006 — MATMAVTIEPYRKGFSFTDWIERLEYSFVINEITDQNKKAYLIALSGPVIFSELRLLYPSEKLSEVLYSDMVTKLKARLDKTESDLVQRMKFNCRMQQLDESAEDFVLSLKLQAEFCSFGEFKQVAIRDRILAGLRDVALRQRLLNEENLTLQSAEKLIATWEIAGENARNIGCGNTSGLIASLRNQNLNTNGRSFNKLAKVYDLANKYNKHVEFDEEERRPVKARLGYRQQNRGPFDYKTRNKNYTNNYQSKDQRKEDVRKHSRYSDQICDFCGIRGHIKRKCFKLRQLEKEAVNRLDASEPEPSVDRHLSDLLQRMNAKDSDSDSDEDGDSNWKRGPSRSSQPAEAM, encoded by the exons ATGGCCACCATGGCGGTAACTATCGAGCCATACCGTAAAGGTTTCTCATTCACAGACTGGATTGAGCGTCTGGAGTATTCATTTGTTATAAATGAGATTACCGATCAAAACAAAAAAGCTTATCTTATTGCGTTAAGTGGACCTGTGATTTTTTCGGAACTTCGGCTGCTATATCCTAGTGAAAAGCTATCCGAGGTTTTGTATTCAGACATGGTTACTAAGTTAAAGGCGCGATTAGACAAAACCGAATCAGATTTGGTTCAACGCATGAAATTCAATTGCAGGATGCAACAGCTTGACGAATCGGCAGAAGATTTTGTACTTTCATTAAAGCTCCAAGCTGAATTTTGTTCTTTTGGCGAGTTTAAGCAGGTGGCAATAAGAGATAGGATTTTAGCAGGACTGAGAGATGTTGCTCTCCGGCAACGCCTTTTAAATGAAGAGAATTTGACACTTCAAAGTGCCGAAAAACTTATTGCCACTTGGGAAATAGCCGGCGAGAATGCAAGAAATATCGGTTGTGGTAATACTTCTGGGTTAATAGCTTCCCTTCGCAATCAAAATCTGAATACAAATGGAAGGAGTTTCAATAAATTAGCTAAGGTTTATGACCTGGCCAACAAATATAACAAGCACGTTGAGTTTGATGAAGAGGAACGGAGGCCGGTCAAGGCCAGATTAGGTTACAG GCAGCAAAATCGGGGACCGTTTGATTATAAAACTCGAAATAAAAACTACACCAATAATTACCAATCAAAGGATCAACGCAAAGAGGATGTTAGAAAACATTCTAGATATAGTGACCAGATTTGTGACTTCTGTGGTATCAGGGGTCACATAAAGCGTAAATGTTTCAAACTAAGGCAGCTGGAGAAGGAAGCGGTAAATCGGTTGGATGCGTCGGAGCCGGAACCCAGTGTCGATCGACACCTTAGCGATTTGTTACAAAGGATGAATGCTAAAGACTCGGACAGTGATAGCGACGAGGATGGAGATTCAAATTGGAAGCGCGGTCCTTCTCGCTCATCGCAGCCAGCTGAAGCCATGTAA